A genome region from Setaria italica strain Yugu1 chromosome III, Setaria_italica_v2.0, whole genome shotgun sequence includes the following:
- the LOC101772113 gene encoding probable WRKY transcription factor 70 codes for MAMASAPAPVCAALKLVARGRESAAVLQTLLLGQQAPADGSASAAPHGLQELTNQILRCCDRALAALRHSGTEEEDADAAGGIRKRKPERGNGAPAASPARASKRMRMRGGEMGTRVEKRATMEDGFIWRKYGQKEIHGSKYPRFYFRCTYKEDHGCTARRQVQRWEADPSVFLITYFGDHTCCRDDDEPPAPFVINFSSSSSDGKPSGSPWPSCDDDGLVVSKTPDLCNSPEESEFVDQSTSVPELTRMSSMEWDSLLDGCLDWMLWDGESSFDIIGDEFIGHDIDYLDVLS; via the exons ATGGCGATGGCCAGTGCTCCTGCTCCAGTTTGTGCGGCCTTGAAGCTTGTTGCCCGGGGTAGGGAGTCCGCTGCTGTTCTGCAGACCCTGCTCCTCGGCCAGCAAGCGCCGGCGGATGGTAGCGCAAGCGCAGCGCCTCACGGCCTCCAGGAACTCACCAACCAGATCCTCCGCTGCTGCGACCGCGCGCTCGCTGCGCTGCGCCACAGTggcacggaggaggaggacgctgaTGCCGCCGGCGGTATCAGGAAGCGCAAGCCGGAGCGCGGTAACGGCGCCCCGGCTGCTTCTCCAGCGAGGGCATCCAAAAGGATGAG AATGAGAGGAGGAGAGATGGGAACAAGAGTTGAGAAGAGAGCAACCATGGAGGACGGTTTCATCTGGAGGAAGTACGGCCAGAAGGAGATCCACGGCAGCAAGTACCCGAG GTTCTACTTCCGCTGCACATACAAGGAAGACCACGGCTGTACGGCCAGGCGGCAGGTGCAGCGGTGGGAGGCCGACCCCTCCGTCTTCCTCATCACCTACTTCGGTGATCACACCTGCTGCCgtgacgacgacgagccgccggcgccgttcgTCATTAACTTCAGTTCAAGCTCTAGCGACGGGAAGCCTAGCGGTTCTCCGTGGCCTTCCTGTGACGACGACGGCCTGGTGGTCAGTAAGACACCGGATTTGTGCAATTCGCCGGAGGAGTCTGAGTTCGTCGACCAGTCAACATCGGTTCCGGAGCTGACGCGTATGAGCTCGATGGAGTGGGATTCTCTTCTCGACGGGTGCTTGGATTGGATGCTTTGGGATGGCGAGAGCTCGTTTGACATTATTGGTGATGAATTTATTGGACACGACATCGATTACCTTGATGTGCTTTCATAG